In Phoenix dactylifera cultivar Barhee BC4 chromosome 1, palm_55x_up_171113_PBpolish2nd_filt_p, whole genome shotgun sequence, the genomic stretch ATATGTTGTTATAGAGCTTTCAGAAGAAACTTTAGTAGATACTATTGAGATGGCAAATTTTGAACACTACTCTTCTAATTTAAAAGATTTTGAATTGCTGAGTAGTTTAGTTTATCCAACAGACAACTGGGTCAAACTTGGTAATTTTTCTGCTGCAAACGTGAAACATGCCCAGAGGTTTACTCTTCCAGAGCCGAAGTGGGTGAGGTATCTAAAACTCAATTTGCTCAGTCATTATGGTTCAGAATTCTACTGTACACTAAGTGTAGTGGAGGTGTATGGAGTGGATGCTGTTGAGAGGATGCTGGAGGATTTGATCGCTGTTGAGAATAAACGATCGGAACCTGAAGAACATAAGGTTGAACAAAAACCACTGCAAGAACCAACTGATACAGATGACACCTACCAGAGGCTTGTTACAGAAACTGATGATGAAACAAAACCTGAAAACCCAAAGACAAAACATGAGTCATCAAAACATAGTGTGCCTGATCCAGTTGCAGAGACAAGGCCAACACAAGTTGGAAGGATACCTGGAGATGTTGTTCTCAAGGTACTAATGCAGAAAGTCCAGTCTCTTGATGTGAATTTTTCTGTTTTGGAGCGGTATCTGGAGGAGTTGAACAGCAGATATGGGCACATATTTAAAgactttgatgatgatattactGCAAAAGATCTGCTTCTGAAGAAAATCAAACTAGAGATAAagaatcttcaaaataccaacAATGTTTTTGTACGTTGAATTTTCAATCTCCTAGTTTCTTAGgtaatttgtttaatttttagCTATTCTTTTTAACTCACGTTGCATTCCTTGATTTCAGGTTAGTGATATTGGAGAGCTGCTCTCATGGAAAATCCTTGTTTCCTTGCAGTTGGACCAGTTGGTCAAAGATAATACAATACTCAGGTTTGAataattctttgttttctttagtGTTTTGAGTGTGTCAACATTCATGAAGGGGGTCCGAAGCATGATAGATGCAAAGTGTTAAAAGGAACACTCTAGACTTGGATAATCATACCACATATTTTAGAGTTTGTAGAAACACTGACAGCAAGGTCTCAATTTTTTACACTATAGAAGAAATTCATTTTCTTGACTTGCTCTCAAGCTCAGGGGCATTTGTTTTGCAATGTGGGCGTCATCTGTTTTAGTTGGTGAAGCTGCTAAGAGTTGTTACCAATGACTTGGTTTTGAGTCCCACCAGCATCATTATAAATTATCATCTCAATAAATTGCATGGGGGCCTAAAACCCCCTCTTGTTCTCTcaaaaaagtgaaaaaagaaCATTTATTTTGCAAGATATACAATTCTTGCTCGTCTAGCAATAGTACCTCAGCCTGTGTGCTTCTTAATTGGCTATTAACCTCTACTGGTACATATGTAGGACTTGTTGCTTTGAACAGTAATCTGTCCCCATGATGACACCCTTTGGAACAAAGAGAcactaagaaaatttcataaTTAGTGTTAATATATATTGTATTGATAGTATAGTTCAGCAATGCTCACATGGTGCTGACAATATGCAGATCGGAGGTTAAAAGGGTTCAAGACCATCAGTTTGACATGGAGAACAGGGGTCTTGCGGTGATATTTATAAGTTTAGTCTTCGGGTGTTTAGCAGCTGCAAGGCTGGTTATCAGTATTCTCTTGAGCTTCTGTAAATTACaaaattctgaaaagttttgtaGCACAAACTCTGCTTGGCTCACGTTGCTGCTGAGCAGTAGCATTGTAGCTTCCATCCTGGTGTTATGACACTTGTATGCGCTAAATTTTCCTATTTTTGCGGCAAAGATTTTACTGCATTATGAGGTTTCCACATGGAGCTAACTTTGGTGGATTTTGCTTCAATTTAGGTTTCAAATACCAGTATCACCAACATTTCTGACCTAATTATTCACTGCAAATAAAGAACTAAGAAGCATGGTCTGCATCTTGGCACATGAGCCTTCAAATAATAAAGGGTGGTTGGAAATATGTTAAAGACTTGAAATGAGCAAcagttattaattttttgggagGCGCCTGCTAAATGTGATGAGACTCAATGAAAAGATTATAGTAAAGAAATGGTAGAATGTGTTTGTGGTGCAAATTTGCAAAATTCTGTTAAAAAATCAAATGTGCCTGATCCACGTAATATTATCATAATTTTGCTATCCTACATTGTTCTATACTTCAAGCATCATGGCAACCTTAAAGTATGTTATTCTTCAAGCATGCAAACAAAATTAAAGTATGGCAACCTTAAAGTTTTTTATCCATAACTTTAATTTTGACCTAAGCAGCAACTCTGCAATgacttaaaaataattattctaaaaaatataaagattctTGGGAGACATGTGAAGCTGAACTTCTAACTTTTTCCATGAGTAACATAACTGAACTCTGTTAGGGCTTTGCAAAGATCTTCATCTATAATATATAAACTTATTGTATAGATTTTCATCTATGTACACTAAACAGGCTATCCTTGAAATTTATCTCAATTATATTGTATAGATTACTGCACTGGTGGTGCAAAAGGAGCAAGAGATCATTTGTTTCCTTCCCTCTCCAAGGAGAAAAGTTCAAAATAATCCCCCTTCCCAGCTCTGAATTGTACAAGGGCATATGGGACTGCTTGGTTAGAGAGTTGGAAGGGAATGTCAGCTTTTACAGGCAATGAGAGCCCTCTATGGATAAAAGGCAGGCAACAAGATGGACAGGAAAAATGGCTATTCAAAATGACAGATGAGCAATGTTGCAAACACTCAGGCGTTGAGTCGGTTCAGCTCTTTGCCTTGAAAAAGATCTAGAGTTGGCCCTCAAATTTTAATCAGAGTGAATTTAATGAAATCAAGCAAGAGATCCTCGGGCTGTTTCACTCCACAGACAGCTTTCAAGAAATAAGATGCTTAAATCGTCACAAATTCTCATCCGACAGATCGAAGATCATGCCCTCGATACTTTACCGAATCACTTTCAAAACATTTGCTTATAAAGCATCAAGGCCAGCCTTTATAAACCATGTCGACGGTTCCATGTTAGTTTGGTGCCACAATCTAATATTCTCAAGGTTGATGCTAAGGCCCAAGCACATCCCTATACAAGAAGTTGGAGCAACTTAGAGAAGCTGAGAAGAAAGCATTGGAGCAGCTCCAGAACATAACAGCAACATATGCAATGAATACCAACTAACATCGACTAAATAAATTCATTTAAAATCCTTGGTAACATGGTTTTGCCCTATGTGCTGTATTGCAGTCCAACAGACCCAATCTTCGGCTTTTTCATGGTCCTGTACACTTAATTACATTGTGACCCAACAGAACCTATAAAGCCTTCCACATCTTGCTTAAACATGAATTCTCTGGCAGCTTTTCAAAATATCCAAACTCAGCCCCTCCAAAATAAACAATATGCTTCAGATTCAGCCTAACAGACTACAGCAGCTAAACCAATGCTAATGCGGTAGGGGCTAAATCTGAACCACAACCTACTGCAAGAAATAAATCCAAACGATTTTGATGCTCCAAATTACACTTGAATCCTTTACTCGCAACAAAAGCTTTTGTTGACAGGGCAATTGCGCAGCAAAGTAGCTCTGTTTCTTGTGCCTACTCCGCATTACCACTTTGCTTCATTTCAGGGACTGCATTATCAGGTCATCCTCCGTCGCTGAGAAATGCAAGATCAAATCAAGCTTCTTAACGATCTCGCCTCCCAATCCTGCTCGCATAGAGCAGGGCTTCGGACTGACCCCTGACACCATAGTTCTTGGACTTGACTTTGTCCAGGCGTGCTCTGCGGACTGCCTGTTGGATTTGCCGCTCATGTTCTTTAAGCATCTCCTCTATGTTTCCTCCTGGAGGCATCAATGGTCCAGAGTAGTGGATTCTGTTCTTCTTAGTGCCATAACCCTGAAAAGTCCATTTCAAATACAAGTCCATTAGAAACAGAAGTTCACCTTACAGAACAAAGACAAGTCCAGTGACAAGAATCCCATAGTAGATTGGAGTAAAATGGAGACAAGGATTCGTTTGCCTGATGAATGAAGAACAAATGGTCAACCAGCATTAACTCAGCCGGTTGGCATCCCTCTACATATAAAAAGGTCCTAGGCTGGATGCCTCACCTATTGTCCACACCACAaatcttaaaataaaataaaataacaattgGTTTTAACAAATGCCTGAACAATAAAGTTACTCTGGTCAGGCTTCATGCTCTGCCTCTCAGGATGCAGATTCTACTTTTTTAGATTTGCACTACCGGCCAGCAGGATGCTGGTCATGTGGTTGATATCCTCAATGCATACATCAGAGAGAACTCAAATCTGGATGCTAGCATTCCCACAAcatttctcaaaaaaagaaaaacaatgattTGCATTTTCTAAATAGAGCACTAGCAAAAGTTTGAAAGGCAGGTTTAAACATAACTCACGACACATTAATGGCTTTGCATGTTTCTACAAAAGTAATTGCAATTCTCAACATTCAACAATGTAATATAGTATTAGTATATTTTTGTCAACCAAATGTATCTCATCATGCATTCTCTTTACtgtctttagcatcaaacaCTGCTTAAATTACCTCAACTTCAAAATTTCAATATGTTTCtgtgaaagggaaaaaaaaaaaaagaatcatgaATTGGAACTAAAATGTAACGTTAAAACTATTGAGTTACAGCACTATATTTGCTGTAGGCCTAACAGAACCTATGTACTTTTTTGTCTATAATTCCAGTAAATCTCAGAGAACCTGTCATTCAATTGGAACTTATCATGATATTAGAACTTACTGCTGTAGATTCCTTGCTTACTGCGCTGCCATCCTTATGAGAGGAGGAAGGCCTATCCAGCAAGTGCTTCATCCATTCCTGCTTCTCAGAGGCATCAGCAACATCCAACTGATTATATTTCAAGCTTGGTCGATGCTCAGGCCAGTTTGCATCCTTGGCCCATTCCCTATGATTGTCCAATTTTGTGGTACTGCTTCTTGCTGCCACTAGACCTGAGAAGCTGGACAAATCAGCAGCCCCACCATGAGGCATGTAAGATCTCTGCATTGGtgcatctggaccattagattgCCCCAAATTAGTGAGCGAATGGCCAGAAAATGTTTGGGCGTTGTCCCCGTATCCCTTGTTATTCCATGTGGATCTGGATACACCAGAGTgactgagatgaagaaaaccatTCTCTACTGTCCCTCTGGAAGGATGGATTGGAAAACCTGATCCTCCATCCTCTTGTGGGTTGTATTTATTGCTGCCGCTTTCGGGGTTTGCCCGTATCCGACGCTTCTGCACCAGCCATAAGACACAGAAATTGAGAAAAGTTTTTA encodes the following:
- the LOC103719499 gene encoding SUN domain-containing protein 4, with the translated sequence MQRSRRALLQRRAALEKNVIAGRKCLYKVSLSVVFLSWVLLFLLSSLFSNGNGYIDGLGSLVGASVWHEAPSDPDDGSNSSDSEDTLAPSDANSHNNVQNGPISESEAVGSSIEVSVSEEDRVNLSTIGKEHVAEAVSESDIKVNKEALLKNDRLSRIAPPGLDEFKSKAVPAKEKPISAQAGSVIHKVEPGGKEYNYASATKGAKVLAFNKEAKGASSILDKDKDRYLRNPCSAEEKYVVIELSEETLVDTIEMANFEHYSSNLKDFELLSSLVYPTDNWVKLGNFSAANVKHAQRFTLPEPKWVRYLKLNLLSHYGSEFYCTLSVVEVYGVDAVERMLEDLIAVENKRSEPEEHKVEQKPLQEPTDTDDTYQRLVTETDDETKPENPKTKHESSKHSVPDPVAETRPTQVGRIPGDVVLKVLMQKVQSLDVNFSVLERYLEELNSRYGHIFKDFDDDITAKDLLLKKIKLEIKNLQNTNNVFVSDIGELLSWKILVSLQLDQLVKDNTILRSEVKRVQDHQFDMENRGLAVIFISLVFGCLAAARLVISILLSFCKLQNSEKFCSTNSAWLTLLLSSSIVASILVL